The window TCCGGGCCGCGGCGGACTGTTCCTCCTCGCGTCGGCGGGAGGAGAGGGCGAGTTCGAAGTCGCGCAGTGCGGTGGCGGCGTGGTCGCGTGCCTCGGTGAGGATCCGGTTGGCCTCGCTCCGGTGCGTCTCGGCCTCGCTCGTCGCATTCGCGAGAGTGAACTCGGCCTGCTCGTGGGCGAGGGACAGGATCTGCCCGACCACCGGGCCGACGTGCAGCAGGGACGCCTGGTCCACCGTGCCGGCCTGGCGGCGTACCTCGACGAGGTCGCGTTGCAACTGCTCGACCTGACCGGCGAGCTTGTGGATCTGGGTGAACGCCTGTTCGCGTTCGGCGGCGAGAGTGGTTATCTCGTTCTCCGCGCGGATGACGTACCGGTCCACCTGTCGTCTGTCATAGCCTCGCAGGGCCGACTCGAAGCTGGGCTCCGTAGCCACTTCCCCACCAAGGGCGAACAGTTCCTCGCCGTGCGACATGTCCCCATCCTCACATGCGGCGTGGCGCGGCGCGGCGAATACCGTCCGGCCCGATGGGATGGAAGCAGGTACTTCCTTATTGTATGGGGTGTCCGTTTCGTTGGAGTAGGCCGGGGTTGATCCGCTGACCTGTACCGGAGTCCGGACAGGCCGCAGGGCCGTACCGGCACGATCCGGTACGGCCCCGCGCACTCTCCTGCCCCGCTCGGCGGGTCCCACCCGAAAACGGGTCGGACCCGGACCGACAATCTGCCCGACGAACCCGCGTCTGACGGAACCCGGTCAGCTCGCGGCGTCGGCGGTCTTCCGCTCCTCCGCGTCGTCCGTCTTCGCGGCGGCGGCAGCGGCAGCCGGTGCCACCGGCACGATGCCGGCCAGACCGGAAAGCATCTGCCCGAGCTGCGAGGTGACCGCGTCCTTCTGCCGGGTCAGGTCCTCGACCTCGCGGCGAGCCGCCTGCGTGGTCAGGTCCGCCTCGGTACGCGCCTCGTTCAGCAGCCGGTTCGACTCCGCCCGAGCCTCGTTCAGGGTCTTGTCGGCGAGCGCCTTGGCCTTCTCCACCGTCTCGTGCGCGCTGCGCTCGGACTCGATCCTGCGCGCCTCGGCCCGCTGCTCGATCTCCTTGGCCCGCTCCTGGGCGGCCCGCGCCCGCTGCTCGGCCTCGCCGACCAGCTTCTGGGTCTGCGCCACCTGGGCGGCGTGCCGCTCGGACTCCTCGCGCTCGGACTTCTCCCGGCGCTCGGCCAACTGGAGCTCCAGCGCCTGGAGGTCCTTGTCCCGCTTGTCCCGGGCGTCGGTGAGCAGCTTGGTCGCCTCGGCGCGCTTCTCCTCGGCCTCGCGGGCCGCCTTCGCACGCTGCTGGGTGATCTCCCGCTCGGCGGTGGCGCGCAGGGTGGCGACCTCCCGCTCGACGGTGGACTTCAACTCGGCCACCTCGTGCGCGGTGACCGTACGGAGCTGCTTGGTCTCCCGGTCGGCGTCGGCGCGCAGCGTGTCCGCCTCACGGCGGGCCTGCACCCGGACCTCGGCGGCCTCACGCTCGGCGGTGGTACGGACCGTGCCCGCCTCCCGCTCCGCGTTGGCCTTCATCGCGGCGGCCTCGGCCCGCGCCTTGTCGGTGATCTCGCGCGCCTCGAGCCGGGCGGCGGAGAGGATGCCCTCTGACTCGCGCTTGGCCTCGCTGCGGTGGTCGTTCGCCTGTTCCTCGGCGAGCCGGAGGATCTGCTCGACCCGGGTGCCGAGCCCGGAGAGGGTGGGCCGGCTGTTCTCTTCGAGCTGCTTGTTGGTGTCGGTGAGCTTCTGCTCCACCGAGGTCAGCCGTTGCTCGGCCTGGCGGAGCCGACGCTGGGCGTCGTTCATCCGCTGCTCGGCCTCGGCGCGGGCCTGCTCGGACTGGGCCAGCGCCGCGGTCAGCCGCCCGAGGTGGCCGTTGACCTGCTCGCGGTCGTAGCCGCGGAGGGCCACCGTGAAGTCGGGTTGCGAGTTCGCGTTCTCGAAGAACGTAAGAGGGGAGGACTGCTGCTGGGGCATTGGGACATACTGGCAGACACACCGGGGTCCTTCGCAAGAGCTGACCGGCGTTATCACGCCCCGTTCACATGGTCAACGAGGAGTCGTCGGCCTGGCGTACCCTGGTGTGATCTTGGCAGCTCCCGGGGCCGGCGGCGGCCGTCGCGCCGCCCGCGCGACGACCGAACGCACCGGTCGTCGCTCCTTTCCCGAACGACGCGCTAACCGCTTCCCGAGTACGTCGCGACGATCGAATGGGCGCGGATCGAAGCGGACGAAAAGCAAATCCCCGTCCCTCGAAATGGTCGTCGAGGCGATGTCGTGGATAGCCCTGCGTAGCCGAACCGGTGGCGCCGACGCGGACCGGGCGGTCCCGGTCAACGGCCGGCGAGTCGCGCGACGATCGGAGCCGCGGCGTCGAGGTTGCCGCCCAGGTGCAGGTAGTTGATGCCGAACCGCTCGCGGAGCGCGAACAACCGGTCCACGCACTCCGGCACCGAACCGTGCAGCACCGACGGCGAGGCGGCCAGCGCGGACGGATCGGCGAGCGCGGCGTGACTGGAGGTGGACCGGTGCTCCACCCCCCGGTGGGTGACCCGTACGTCGAACATCCGTAGCTGGAACTCCAGTGCCGCCGGGTCCCGACCGGCCGCGACCGCCGCGTCCCGGGCCCAGGCGACCTTGCGGTCCATCCGCTCCGGACTCATCTCCGCCACCGCGGCGAGCGGATCGACGTCCGGCGCGAGCCTCGGGTTGATCCCGATGATGTCGGCGGTCCGCCCGGCCAGCTCCAGCACCCGGCGGCTGCCGCCGCCGACCAGCAACGGTGGCCGGGGCCGCTGCACCGGCTTGGGCAGCCCGTCCAACTCGGTGAGCTGGTAGTGCCGGCCCGCGAAGCTGACCGGCTTGTCGCCGAACAGACCGGTGATCACCTCGATCGCCTCGGCCAGCCGGTCGACACGTACGCCCGGCGGGTCGAACGGGAGGCCGGCGGCGTCGTGGTCGTCGCGCAACCAGCCGGCGCCCAGCCCCACCTCCACCCGCCCCCCGGAGAAGACGTCGAGGTTGGCCATCGACTTGTGCAGCAGCACCGGGTGCCGGAAGTCGTTGCAGAAGACCATGCCGAGCACCCGGAGCCGGGTGCTGGCCTCGGCCGCCACGGTCATCGCCACCAGCGGATCCATCGCCCAGCCACCGGTGAAGTGGTCGGAGACCGAGACCGAGCTGAAGCCGAGCTGCTCGATCCGGCGGATCTCGTCGCGCCACTGCGGCACCGGCCGGTTCAACGCCGGCATCGAGGCGGTGAACCGGAACGGCCGTGGCCCGGCGACGCCGGTACGGTCCGGAGGTGGGGGCATTCCTCCGACTGTAGGCGGGTCGCCGACCCGTACGCGCGGTCCGTGTGGCCAGGACCGCTACCCAGTCGGATTCTCGACAGCCGGCCCCGAGCAGCCCCGAAGTCCTTTCGGCTTCGCCCCGGTGCGGCATACCGTGACCCCCGGCTGGGATCTCTTCGCAGGAGGCCGCGATGACGGTGGTGTACTTCGATTCGCCCATGTCCGACGACGAGCGGCGGCGCAGGCTCTTCGGCGGGGACCTGTTCGTCTACTCGCCCACCCCGCACTCGATGGCCCTGGTCGCCTTCGCGCGGGAGATGGCCGAGTCGGCGTTCGCGCCGCACTTCCCGCCGGACGCCCAGCACCACCTCTCCGGGCCCGAGTACGTGCAGGTGCTGGCCGACCTCAA of the Micromonospora sp. NBC_01796 genome contains:
- a CDS encoding cell division protein DivIVA, translated to MPQQQSSPLTFFENANSQPDFTVALRGYDREQVNGHLGRLTAALAQSEQARAEAEQRMNDAQRRLRQAEQRLTSVEQKLTDTNKQLEENSRPTLSGLGTRVEQILRLAEEQANDHRSEAKRESEGILSAARLEAREITDKARAEAAAMKANAEREAGTVRTTAEREAAEVRVQARREADTLRADADRETKQLRTVTAHEVAELKSTVEREVATLRATAEREITQQRAKAAREAEEKRAEATKLLTDARDKRDKDLQALELQLAERREKSEREESERHAAQVAQTQKLVGEAEQRARAAQERAKEIEQRAEARRIESERSAHETVEKAKALADKTLNEARAESNRLLNEARTEADLTTQAARREVEDLTRQKDAVTSQLGQMLSGLAGIVPVAPAAAAAAAKTDDAEERKTADAAS
- a CDS encoding TIGR03621 family F420-dependent LLM class oxidoreductase, whose product is MPPPPDRTGVAGPRPFRFTASMPALNRPVPQWRDEIRRIEQLGFSSVSVSDHFTGGWAMDPLVAMTVAAEASTRLRVLGMVFCNDFRHPVLLHKSMANLDVFSGGRVEVGLGAGWLRDDHDAAGLPFDPPGVRVDRLAEAIEVITGLFGDKPVSFAGRHYQLTELDGLPKPVQRPRPPLLVGGGSRRVLELAGRTADIIGINPRLAPDVDPLAAVAEMSPERMDRKVAWARDAAVAAGRDPAALEFQLRMFDVRVTHRGVEHRSTSSHAALADPSALAASPSVLHGSVPECVDRLFALRERFGINYLHLGGNLDAAAPIVARLAGR